One Brassica napus cultivar Da-Ae chromosome A5, Da-Ae, whole genome shotgun sequence DNA window includes the following coding sequences:
- the LOC106424193 gene encoding putative cysteine-rich repeat secretory protein 37, whose amino-acid sequence MEFSYSLSQRFSFPILAMQFLIIHSVSSLNLTNEYLNHKCLFNQGKYNSGSEYEKNLNWVFHYIRTRPFENVGFSHTSNGTTTSNFATVVLQCRGDSYGSKSYGSKCRTCLDTAILGFRKRCPSIKGGMIWYDQCFLYVSTVDIENPSRTNYENVFSMHNPNNVKEDAKLFAKRVLDFFSELTLKVEKTTSDGFRIILYAAGEKKLEKNTLYAMVQCLELTMDCKNCLTWSTTKLFKNDDIKQGARVFGSNCDVRYELYPFLRFVKHF is encoded by the exons ATGGAATTTTCATATTCTTTATCCCAACGGTTTTCTTTCCCTATTTTGGCCATGCAATTTCTCATTATACATAGTGTTTCGTCACTGAACCTTACTAATGAGTATCTCAACCACAAGTGCCTCTTTAATCAAGGGAAATATAACTCTGGAAGTGAGTACGAGAAAAACCTCAACTGGGTCTTCCATTACATTCGTACAAGGCCATTTGAGAATGTCGGTTTCTCACACACAAGTAATGGAACAACGACATCAAATTTTGCTACCGTCGTTCTCCAATGTCGTGGTGACTCTTATGGGTCTAAATCTTATGGGTCTAAATGTCGCACATGCCTTGACACCGCAATTTTGGGG TTTCGTAAGAGATGTCCGAGTATCAAAGGAGGAATGATATGGTATGACCAATGTTTTCTCTATGTTAGTACGGTCGATATAGAAAATCCAAGCAGGACTAATTACGAGAATGTTTTTTCTATGCACAATCCAAATAACGTGAAAGAGGATGCAAAACTGTTTGCCAAGAGGGTGTTGGATTTTTTCTCTGAGCTAACACTTAAAGTCGAGAAAACCACCAGTGACGGTTTTCGCATCATACTTTATGCAGCAGGGGAAAAAAAGCTCGAGAAAAATACATTATATGCAATGGTGCAATGTCTAGAGCTAACAATGGATTGTAAAAATTGTTTGACATGGAGTACCACAAAGCTTTTCAAGAATGACGACATTAAACAAGGAGCGAGAGTTTTTGGTTCAAACTGTGATGTAAGGTATGAACTATACCCTTTTCTTAGATTTGTTAAGCACTTTTAA